gagagagagagagagagagaatgtgatcATGCATCAAGACCAGCCTGCAATAAAATAACATCATTGCTGGTTCTACGGCAAGGTTACTGTGAGTGAAGGACGGTCTTAGCACAACAGTGTGtgtggatctgtgtgtgtgtcgacgtgtgtgagaaacagagatagacagactgaGGAAGATGTGTGTATGCTCAGGCTGCATCTGttgagagagacagtgtgtgtgaggCAGAAGGGTGGAGATGTTTCGCTCTAAATGGCACACTCATGTGCGTCCCATGTGTAAAGCTTCAAGGTGTTCTCATCAAGACACGCATATTGTGACACTATCTGTCACTATGATCAGATGTGTCTGAGTCTGTGCTAGTTTCTGGATTTCCTTGTGTGTATCTTTCTTAATTTAATTGCCCATTGTGTACAGATTTGGGTTTGCAATTTCACAAAGAACTGATAAGAGAGCAGAGATAGGGACAGGATACACATATACAGACAGTCATCATCAACACAAATTCTGGACCTAGACTACTTAAATACTAAAAAAGGTAGTTCtagattattatagttttattttacaatataacattAAGATTACATGTAAATAAGGTTGACTGTCATAAAATCAATAGCCCCGCCTACAAATTCACATCATTGGTTGAACCAAATTCAGGCTGGTCaaaatgaaacaattttttttttaaaacaaatgacaaatttAAGCTTAAAATAAGTAGCAGATCATACAGAAATGTTAAATTCCTGCTTTACTTCCACTTCTTACAGTAATTAATcactattttgttgtgttttgcacAAGTGTCTGCATTTGTAAAATAGAGGTAGTTAGAAATGCAATATAGCTGTTCtgctgaatgaaaaataaaatcttatctttttttttttgttcccctCTTGAATCCCATCTTTATCTCTACCTTCCCATGATTCTTTCTGTCTCTTCTTTTCCCTACCCCAAAGGATCCTGCTGACAGTGGTGGTGATATTCCGGATCCTGATCGTGGGTATAGTGGGAGAAAAGGTGTATGAGGATGAACAGATTATGTTTATATGTAACACACTGCAACCGGGTTGCAACCAGGCCTGCTATGATAAAGCCTTCCCCATATCCCATATCCGTTACTGGGTTTTCCAGATCATCTTGGTGTGTACACCCAGCCTCTGTTTTATCACTTACTCAGTGCACCAGTCTGCCAAGCACAAAGATCTCAGTTACACCCTCCTGCACGGCCCGTACATCAACCACGGACACGGGCCGAGCCGCAAGCTCCGCAACATCAACGGCATCCTGGTGCACCCAGAAAGCAAAGATGAGCGCGACTGTCTGGATTTGAAAGACATTCCAAACATTCCGCCAGGGGCCACATACTCCAAAAGTGCCAAGATGCGTCAGCAGGAGGGCATCTCCCGTTTCTATGTCATACAAGTGGTGTTCCGGAATGTTCTGGAAATCGGCTTTCTTGCCGGTCAGTACTTTCTGTATGGATTCAATGTTCCCGCCATGTTTGAGTGTGACCGCTACCCTTGCGTGAAGGAGGTTGAATGCTACGTGTCACGTCCCACGGAGAAGACAGTTTTCCTGGTGTTCATGTTCGCAGTTAGCGGGCTCTGTGTGGTACTAAATTTGGCTGAGGTCAACCATCTGGGCTGGCGGAAGATTAAGACGGCCATCCGTGGCGTCCAGGCTCGCAGAAAGTCCATTTGTGAGATCCGGAAAAAGGATGTGTCCCACATTTCCTCAGTTCCCAACCTGGGCCGCACCCAGTCTAGCGAATCAGCCTATGTCTGACAGCGAATAGGGGAGGGGCTTAGACGAGGTTGGGAGTGGCTGATGAGGCGACGGCCACGCCCTGTGCTGCAGACTTGACACTGCGTATTTTCTGCATAGTTTGGACAAGTGAGAGAGGGGTAGggtgaaaacaaaaaaagcaaacagATGAGGGAGGACTGGAGTAAATCAGATTTGGCCTTCTAAACCTCATTGAGAATAAAACTGCTTTTTCAGACTTTAATGGTGAGCGCTGGGGAACAGAATGGGACTCATacttatagggatagttcacccaaaaatgtaaattttatgtttatctgcttaaccccagggcatccaagatgtagatgactttgtttcttcagaatGAATTCTTCTAAATTCATTACAGCCAGCCATCTCTCAAATGGATCATTGACACTCTTATCTataatctcaattaggagtgtcatgGTTCATTTGAGAGATGGCTGGCAGTAATgaacttataagtctgtgatactccgtaaagcaagaagaagaagacacatCACGCACCGGCTGTTAAGAATGCGCTCAGGCCAGTTCGGATATTGGGTGAATTGAGgtaaaaaacgatataaataatgttaaatttctTACACAGGCCGATCATTTTgtgccacagggtttaatttggttttgtttgcgtTTGTTTTTTTGACTTTCAAAGCCGTGAATCCCATTCACTTCCATCATATGACTGACAGATTGCAaacaaaaatctttgtttgtgttctgaagaagttctgaagaaacaaagtgacatacatcttggatgccctgggggtaagcagataaacatcaaattttcatttgtgggtgaactatccctttaatagacaaacacatatacaccacacacactcacacacatattcaTATTCCTGAGCCTCGCTTAACAACAATAGTCTTCCAACCGAAAAAGAGACatttaaggaaaaaaaactgatttgagtTGCTTGATGTCAAAAGAGATTGAAAGATGGAGGGATAAAGCTAGATAGCAGCTCAGTATGTGACTCagaaacattgtaaaatatgaaaaatgttctCCAGGGTCAATGCTGAGACATCCTTCATATTTTGAACAaccagaaagagaaaaaaaggaggACAAACAAAAGAGTATAAAACTGTACCTCAGCACAGACTCCTCTACGCCTCTCCCCCACTAACTCTCTTTagttttctctgtctctttctgcatAGTTTTATAGATGTAGCTATTAAGTATACAAGACAAGAAGAGAAAATGAACATTCATCTTATGATAAACCACCCCCACGTTTGCTGTTGGGCCATAAGAGACTGTATCCTTGTGCAAAAATCAACATTGAAAACACCACCGTCCCCAGTACAAATCCTGGAATTTCTCTGTCCCCCCATTACTGTATATATCATAGAATATCGATATTGCAGCATCCATGTATTTCACACACCGAAGTGTAGCTTTTgccattatttaaaaagaagtacACATTGATtgccaaaaagaaaaagaaaaaatattatttatctgCATTTGTTCTGTAATGGACAggaaaaaatgtgattttataccaTGGGCATTTTCAGGCTATGGCATGTTATGAAGCATCATTAGAATGGCTAGATAGTGTTAAGAGCTGTGTATAGAATCAGACTGTTTCTTTTTTGCACCCAGTATTTTTGAGGTGTATTCTGAAGCATGCGGGAGGAGATCTATAGCTCTATGGGAATGGCAGATAGAGTCTATACTGAGTAAGGCTCCAATGCAGCaataatatataaagatatatataaattatacataaatatatgtcataaaaataaatgaataaactattaaagaaataaatgaaatataatggtGTGAAGATTGCCTCATCACTTCTTTCTGTGCATGCGTGTGCAGATGTGTATTTCCATCTAAGTGAACATGCTGTGCTGGAGGGTTTTTGTCCAGAATGCAATTACAGGGATGAAGGCAGTGAAGACATAAATCAAAGACTCCATCAAACCAATACACAGCACTGGATCACCTCATAGATGTCCTCTGAATGACAGAgagaaagtgtatgtgtgtgttttaccttGACCCAGTTGGAAAAGCATTCACTTAATATCCTGACTTCCTGAGTTTCAATCCAAATGTTTGACATTTTCAGGTGAATTTCTGAAGATGTAGCTAAAGAGAATGTGCAACATTATGTGTTTTTATCAACTATACAGATTACTTCAAGAAGCTTTTCAGTTGCGAGTACGAGCAGAATCACATGCCCAAATAGTCTAAATgtcattcaaatgttttattttaatgtgattatTTTGAGAAAATCCACCTAAGTATACAACCACACATTTTAGGAGTTTATGCACATATCAagcttttacatttaattcaaaatttgcattaaaaaatggTTAGTGAGTGTGATGCATGAATAGCCAAATAAATTCCTGATCTTGCCTAAGACATTACCAGTAAAGTGAGAAACTGCTATATTAAGACattagaaatgaaatgaaaataagtgtAGATAAGACAATGCAATGGTTGCTAACTAATGTGGAATGAGTCAGAGCTGTTACACAAGCTAAGTATAGCTCCTATTGTCTGTGCTGCTGGCATGTCTCTTCATATGGAATATAAATGATCCTGTATTGCAACTATCTTTTATTCAGATAAGTGTTCTCTTCAAAGTTACTTCAGTtttaaattatatcattaatattgttaaataaatgtttggaaATAGGTCTTCTATCATATTTATAGTTTACGTGTATCACAAGCCAtcagaattcaaataaaattcTCTGAATTTTAAAGAAAGACAAATATTCAAGCATATTCTTCAATGCAGAAGTAAGCCTATGGCTGAGACATTGAGCTCATTAGCCACAATAGAGAAATAATGAGAAGAATAACAATGTGCAGTAAACTGCAAAACTGGTCATACTACAAACCAGTTTGTTCATGATAaggataattaaaataatacgGTAAGGCACGCCAATTTGCAATTTCAAGCAGCAAAAtgagctgttttgtacagctaaaaatagctggatgcAGATGAGACCATGAAGCCAGAcccataaaaattacaaatggcaCCCGCTCGGCCTTATGGGAAGAATAAGGTGAATAGCTCTTCAGATTAACTATACACATACTTACAAGAAACATGACAGTGCCTATATTTCCCCCCCCCCTTTTCTCATATTATCTAGCACACCTGATCATTAAAGACTTTCACAAAAGGGCTTTGGTCACATTATTGcacctgtttatatatatataatggggaCTTTACAttgatttctgttatttttatattgagtcaaacatttttttctgtttttcaactCCCCCTAAATCTAACAAACATGAAAATTTCGgtacatttattactattgtttagacattatttattgtgtttatctAAGCTGTTCTTCCTTTGGTCCCCACAACGTGTTTAGGCAAAAGCAGACACAAATACGCACAATTATTCTAACAAAACTCCtctttaaaaatgctgttttttagctgtaaaatacATCCAAATGGATCCCACTTGCAAACCCTGCAGTGTATATAGTCAGTGAAGAAAACCTTTTACAGAAATAGTTTTCTTAGTATAAAAACAATCTGGCTTTGAGGAGAGGCCTCCTAACCGTAACATGCACTCTAGGTAAGTCCACCAATCAAGACAGGCAGCCAAAAATAGCCTCATTGTTCATTGGAGGTAGTTGACTTGTTACTTAAACCAATTAATGTTGCCTTTTCAGATTGGGTCCCTTCTTCTGAATGTTTGCTGTGATGAACACATCCTTCAGGTGATGTAGGCAGGCAAAGAAGTACAGCTCCTAGTGCAGGTGTGTGCGTTGTTGTCATCTATGTTGGAGTGATTGCAATGTATAAACTTATTCCGTTGATCAGCATCATTTCTGGACTGATCATTCACCAGCTTATTACGAGTTTAAAAGAGCGCGAGCGCCATTTGAATTTGCACCTACAGTGAATGACATTGTGTTACAAAATAGTTACAAAAGTTAAAGCTTGTATTCAAAgtcaaaaagaaaacacattacaacatttttaatgtttaaaaaaaaaggatgtcAGATGTATGAATCTTCTAAATCCTGATGATGATTAGATTACTGCTCTAACACTTCATTTCTTTTTCATGAACTAGAAATTAACTTATTTTCTGCTAAGTGATCGTCTCTTAAACTTCCACTTGATTATCATTTATGTGGGTAAATCACTGAACAAATTACTGCAGCaaaataatagtaacaataataacatcttcaacaaacaaaaaagagatGACCTTAGTTAAAAAATATGGGACCCCCTCCAAAATGAGATGTTATCAAGGGTTTAAtcctaataaataaatttaattcaaagGTACATACAGTACCAGTCCGAAATTTTGACACatcactatttttaatgtttttgaaagaagtatcttgtgCTTATCAagcctgcatgtatttgatcaaaaacacagaagaaaaaaaacagtaatactcagcaaggatgtgttaaattgataaaaagggATAGTAAAGCTCATATTGTTatctttacttttattattaattatataattttttaacaactttttaatcatcaaaaaatcctgtaaAAGGTATtacatgttataaaataaatattaagcagcacaactatttctaaaattgataataaatcagcaaattagaatgatttctaaaggatcgtgtgacactgaagacagaatAACGAATGATGAAAATTAAGATTTCGTatgcttgatgagcataagatacttctttcaaaaacattaaaaacagtaatgtgttCAAACTATTGACCAGTACTGTATAAGTGAAAATATACaaagtttaaaagtaaatgttgtataaataaaaataataaaaagggccTCTAAAATCTAGAACTGGCCCTGTGCCAACATTGACATCAGATTCTTTGGTGACTCATGTTCTTACTAAGAAATGCATGCTGCTGTGAGCACACAGTTGTGCTGAGGAACACTAAGAGTTTCAATAATACCAGAAACATCATTTATTTACACTACAACAGTGATACTGCAATCATTCCCTCATGTACACACCAAATGACTCAGCATTAAAAATTAACTcctactgagagagagagagagagagagagagagagagagagagagagagagagagagagacagacagtgaagaaatatctgtttttttcccctgtaactgcaaagcaataaaacaacAGTAAGCAGGAGAACTTGAGATGCATATGATTTTCTGATGTTTTCTAACATAAAATGCTTTATATACTTAAAGAGAGTTTATGTACACGGGTGGGTGACGTGACATGGCAGTTTtgctgtcttcagtgtcaaacatgtatgaatgcaaaatatatttgccAAAAACCTTCTCAATATTGTGCAGAACATTATGCTTTACGTGAACATATTCAACATTAAAACGGTTCATAActaattttttcagaattttcaacCAAACATAACAAAACTCATATGCTGTGACTGTCCGGCACTTGTTTCTCAAAGTGAGaacttgaataaaacaaaaaaaaaaaaatgcaaaaattctcaaaaaaatacagacaaataaTACAGATGTCTATTTGTGAGCCTACTCTTTTCAAAGTCCAAGCATAATGTTTTGAGTCAGTTCTAATCAAAAAGATTTTGTCACACAAATCAAATTCATATGGTGTGACACTATTTTGGGATATTTGAACGGACAACTGTTTTGACACCCTTGGGAAGGAGAGGACCTTCTTCAGCAATGTTGTACAGAACTAGCAGTGTATTTCTACTGTTCAACCTGAGGTgagtcatcatttttatttttacaataaatcagATCTTGTTGGCACTCTGACAAAAGTCCCACTTCCAGATGTCTTTTGGtgtgacacatttttttataaaaatgcaaaagaaatgttattattttgtcataattatatgTAAATCTATGCTGCTTTGTTatagctagcatgttgttagtatgCTAATGTGTAGCTACAAGACTCAAGGTTGTGCTAAGTGCAGAAAACATCATATGGTGTGACATGTCTGCCTGTCACGCCATATGATTTGATTGTCACACCATATGATATGAATTGTAATTCCCtgcatatataacaataaataacaaagtccaatgtatgttttgtctttttaaacatttatttgggtCAATCATCACataaaagtttagtttagtttaattcgGTGATACAGATTTCTAGTTCATCAGACAGACACCGCAGATCCCTTCACAGAAACCTTAGAATGCTGTTTAAGTCTAAACAATGTTGTCTTCATCTCAAAccattcatttcctttttttttgtcaacttgaGGCAGATAATGATGACAAGTGCAGACAGGACGAAGAGATACAGGGAGAGGTTTGCtacgtggcctaatggttagagggttggactcccaatcgaagggttgtgggttctagtctcgggccggacggaattgtgggtggggatagtgcatgaacagctctctctccaccttcaataccacgacttaggagCCCTTAGgtgcaaggcatcgaacccccaactgctccccgggcgccgcagcataaatggctgcccactgctccgggtgtgtgctcacagtgtgtgtgtgtgtgtgttcactgctctgtgtgtgtgcatttcggatgggttaaatgcagagcacaaattctgagtatgggtcaccatacttggctgaatgtcacttcactttcactttcactactCTCTCCAAATTTGACTGGCTTATGTACAATGGAGTCTAGATGAACTGATTTATTTGTGGATCCACTCAGCTACGTTGTATGTTCACGGTTCATATGATATTAAAAAATTGGTTGTTTTACttgttttgaatttaaatgaaatttgatACACAAACATATGTTCATATGgttcatataatattaaaacaatgtttgttttattgttaaatatcaaataaatcaataaaatttgaatattgccTTGCAGCATTTAAGAGTGGTTAAATATTTCCTGCCATATGAGTGATCAGTACTCACCAATAAGTAGGATAATACATGGTTTGCATTGACACATGGCGACATTATCATATGGTGTGACACTATATCATTTGGTGTGACATTCCAAATTGTGAAAATAACATACCTTTATTAATGATAAAACCTGAAAATGTTCATGGAATACATAGAAAATAGTATCAGCAAGAgtcacaaatatttttataattttctagCAAGGTTTGtcacaataaatagaaaaaatgttGAAAGACCGACGGCATAGGTCTCACATTgagcaatgttttaaaaaataatacacaaatttaattaattttcacaaaactATAATGGATCACAGTTTAGTTATGATAAATGACTTTTGATAAAGTGAGTAACTTAAGAAAGATATAATCCATTTTcagtttatatacaattattttcatgTCACACCATATGACGATTGTAAGCACTAATACAACAAATTGTCACATAAATTCTGATTCCAATTGAAAATTTTGAAACAACATATGCTTCTATAAAGATGAGAGTTAGTAGAACAAAAGTCAACCATTTTTATGCCTgttatttgaattttttgaaaaaacacttttttatggtACATATGTCACTGacccactacacacacacacacacacacatatatatatatgtcatgattctgccctcgtgtccttgatttttcctagtcttgaggcaggatcatgacagacccgtgttttgtgtacaagcgcatggccttgtctttgggccatgtgcttgtgttgtctcgttcccttgccccgccccccttgttatcctagtcgtgtcgtgattgtcctatctgtaacacctgtcgtgtcttgattgttccccctatttagctttcctagtgtgctctgtcttgcgtcggttcattgtgttacttacgtgtttctcagatgtgttccacacttgtgactgtgattgtatcctgtataccgtgagtgtttgtttatagttagtgtttagtgtctttatctggtcagccctgtcttgtttggttatttagtccttaccctagcccttgttttccccctcgtgggtttttgttttccctttttgtatttaataaacccttttgtgttgaatcctgtctgcacttgagttcctcccttgcaaaccctgacaatatatatatatatatatatatatatatatatat
The sequence above is drawn from the Carassius auratus strain Wakin chromosome 5, ASM336829v1, whole genome shotgun sequence genome and encodes:
- the LOC113076627 gene encoding gap junction delta-2 protein-like, with product MGEWTILERLLEAAVQQHSTMIGRILLTVVVIFRILIVGIVGEKVYEDEQIMFICNTLQPGCNQACYDKAFPISHIRYWVFQIILVCTPSLCFITYSVHQSAKHKDLSYTLLHGPYINHGHGPSRKLRNINGILVHPESKDERDCLDLKDIPNIPPGATYSKSAKMRQQEGISRFYVIQVVFRNVLEIGFLAGQYFLYGFNVPAMFECDRYPCVKEVECYVSRPTEKTVFLVFMFAVSGLCVVLNLAEVNHLGWRKIKTAIRGVQARRKSICEIRKKDVSHISSVPNLGRTQSSESAYV